A region from the Ferrimicrobium sp. genome encodes:
- the ahcY gene encoding adenosylhomocysteinase, translated as MDYDISDISQADAGRQRIMWADRQMPVLESIRDRFAKTKPLAGMTIAACLHITTETANLLRTLQAGGAQVVAAASNPLSTQDDVAASLVKHDGIAVFARRGEDTETYYSHIDAVLDAKPQITMDDGCDLVSRVHSQRPDQVASIVAGTEETTTGVIRLRAMEQAGSLGYPIIAVNDANTKHMFDNRYGTGQSTLDGIIRATNILLAGKVIVVAGYGYCGKGVASRARGLGAQVIVTEVQPLPALEAVMDGFSVMPMEEAARVGDIFITVTGNRDVLRPEHFRVMKDGAVLANSGHFDVEIDLAGLTAMTTGERRRMVRPMVEEFLVRGDDGNDRRVQVIAEGRLVNLSAAEGHPASVMDMSFANQALSVEWLVAQRAELSPRVYDVPRDIDASVAKLKLATMGTTIDELTPAQREYLASWTSGTQ; from the coding sequence ATGGACTATGACATCAGTGACATCAGCCAGGCCGATGCAGGCCGCCAGCGCATCATGTGGGCCGATCGGCAGATGCCGGTTCTTGAGTCGATACGTGATCGATTCGCCAAGACAAAGCCACTCGCTGGTATGACGATTGCGGCGTGTCTTCATATCACCACTGAGACGGCCAACCTGCTTCGTACGCTTCAAGCTGGTGGTGCCCAGGTGGTCGCCGCTGCCTCGAATCCACTCTCGACCCAGGACGATGTGGCTGCGTCGCTGGTCAAGCATGACGGCATTGCAGTGTTCGCTCGCCGGGGCGAGGACACCGAGACGTATTATTCGCATATCGATGCTGTTCTCGACGCCAAGCCCCAGATCACGATGGACGATGGCTGTGACCTCGTGTCGCGGGTACATAGCCAACGACCCGACCAGGTGGCGAGTATCGTTGCTGGCACCGAAGAGACGACTACGGGTGTGATTCGTCTGCGGGCGATGGAACAGGCTGGCTCGTTGGGCTACCCGATCATCGCGGTCAACGATGCCAACACCAAGCACATGTTTGACAACCGCTATGGTACTGGTCAGTCAACGCTTGATGGCATCATTCGTGCCACCAATATCCTTCTCGCCGGCAAAGTGATCGTCGTCGCGGGCTACGGTTACTGCGGCAAGGGTGTCGCCTCGCGTGCACGCGGTCTCGGAGCTCAGGTAATTGTCACCGAGGTCCAGCCACTCCCAGCGCTTGAAGCCGTCATGGATGGATTTTCGGTCATGCCCATGGAAGAGGCGGCGCGAGTTGGTGATATCTTCATCACCGTGACGGGGAATCGAGATGTTCTCCGCCCAGAGCATTTTCGAGTAATGAAAGACGGAGCGGTTCTTGCGAACTCCGGGCACTTCGATGTCGAGATCGACCTAGCCGGATTGACTGCAATGACCACCGGTGAACGCCGGCGCATGGTTCGCCCCATGGTTGAAGAGTTTCTGGTCCGTGGAGATGATGGTAACGATCGGCGTGTGCAGGTCATCGCCGAAGGTCGACTGGTGAACCTCAGCGCTGCTGAAGGACATCCTGCATCGGTCATGGACATGAGTTTTGCTAACCAGGCATTGAGTGTGGAGTGGTTGGTAGCACAACGTGCGGAACTATCGCCGCGCGTCTATGACGTTCCACGAGACATCGACGCCTCTGTGGCTAAACTCAAGCTGGCTACCATGGGGACAACGATCGACGAACTCACGCCTGCACAGCGCGAATACTTGGCGTCATGGACGTCCGGGACACAATAG
- a CDS encoding Trm112 family protein: MTLPPDFVAILACPVDHEPLLYLEAEDVLYNPRLKRKYRIEDDIPVLLIEEAEIVDESEHVRLLALHARPNASNRNGLSTDESNVTSSDSINPARDGQGEDH, translated from the coding sequence ATGACCCTTCCTCCCGACTTTGTGGCCATTTTGGCTTGTCCAGTCGACCATGAGCCGCTGCTTTACCTCGAGGCGGAGGATGTGTTGTACAACCCCCGCCTCAAGCGCAAATATCGCATTGAAGACGACATCCCCGTTTTGTTGATCGAAGAGGCTGAGATCGTTGATGAAAGCGAGCACGTCAGATTGTTGGCGCTTCATGCGAGGCCTAACGCATCCAATCGCAATGGACTATCGACCGACGAGAGTAACGTAACGAGCAGCGATTCTATAAATCCCGCACGTGACGGACAAGGAGAGGACCACTAG
- a CDS encoding SIS domain-containing protein, with translation MPVDSQGMWEATRALPEQMEAALAAVTTVCDFPNKDHIEHVVVVGMGGSGIAGDVALATAAPFMSIPVTIVKGYELPSYVGKHSLVIAVSFSGNTEETLEVVSHAIDHGAKCIAVTSGGALADLIGERGGCVVEVDGSIPQPRAAFGTLSVSVLGVLDQVGLFAGATGWVNLAIARLKERRQELDASDSIATSIATSLQGTIPLIVSSGPIGQVAAMRWKAQINENAKAPAFYSVYPEACHNELAGFDAYPTMLERDLSMVILRHDHEHPQIARRYEYATTKIGSRLRCCIEVPGHGVGELANLFDLTFVGDYVALSLASALDVDPGPIAMLDGVKHFVAGTVTE, from the coding sequence GTGCCAGTTGATTCCCAAGGCATGTGGGAGGCGACTCGTGCACTCCCAGAGCAGATGGAGGCCGCGCTCGCAGCGGTCACGACGGTCTGTGACTTCCCGAACAAAGACCACATCGAACATGTGGTTGTCGTTGGCATGGGTGGAAGTGGTATCGCCGGTGACGTAGCCCTGGCAACGGCTGCCCCATTCATGTCGATACCTGTGACGATTGTCAAGGGTTATGAATTGCCGAGCTATGTCGGGAAGCACTCGCTTGTGATTGCGGTGTCGTTCTCAGGTAACACCGAAGAGACGCTCGAAGTCGTGTCCCACGCCATCGATCACGGCGCCAAATGTATCGCCGTCACCTCAGGCGGTGCTCTGGCCGATCTTATCGGAGAGCGCGGTGGGTGCGTGGTCGAGGTCGATGGCTCGATCCCGCAACCGAGGGCGGCCTTTGGTACACTCTCGGTGTCGGTGCTAGGAGTCCTCGACCAGGTTGGTCTGTTCGCGGGGGCGACCGGTTGGGTTAATCTGGCGATTGCACGCCTCAAAGAGCGCCGTCAAGAACTTGACGCCTCGGACTCAATTGCGACGAGCATTGCAACTTCGCTGCAAGGAACGATCCCATTGATCGTGTCATCGGGTCCCATCGGGCAGGTTGCCGCTATGCGATGGAAGGCACAGATCAACGAAAACGCCAAGGCACCGGCCTTTTATTCGGTCTATCCTGAGGCCTGTCATAACGAGCTTGCAGGTTTTGATGCCTACCCAACGATGCTTGAACGCGATCTGTCGATGGTCATCCTCCGTCACGACCACGAGCATCCGCAGATAGCCCGGCGCTATGAATATGCAACGACCAAGATCGGCTCCCGCCTCCGTTGCTGCATTGAGGTGCCAGGGCATGGGGTTGGCGAGCTAGCCAACTTGTTCGATCTCACCTTCGTCGGCGACTACGTGGCACTGTCGCTGGCCAGCGCCCTCGACGTCGATCCGGGACCGATCGCCATGCTCGATGGCGTGAAGCACTTTGTGGCCGGAACCGTAACTGAGTAA